Proteins encoded within one genomic window of Nitrospina gracilis 3/211:
- a CDS encoding ABC transporter permease: protein MIYDMAFKNFIRQGMRAWLNVLVTALILIAVVFSLSLLNGFQTQALRNMASTDVAGGHYRVPGFDILEPTEWEDQTLPVPEQLAGLPHSEKAEVLVQQGQLFPNRRLFPVQLRGVEMEQTLLELPLEPLRRESPEVGSVIPVILGSKMAEKSHLAVGDVVVLKWRDRHGAVDALDVKVVDVVPLINPRIDEGVVWMRLDHLRTLTDRSGEVTWVAVKDPMGAIAGFEFQSVEMLMHDLMTLLRHDRRNTRILWFILISLAGISVFNTQILSVFKRQKEIGTLLALGMTPQRVVRLFTLEGSFAAFLAVVAAVILGVPFFIWFQGVGFDVSHLSETGFPVREKIFLDINAWEVITSTLITVAIVIAVAWAPVKKIVRLDPTQALRGRAIT from the coding sequence ATGATCTACGACATGGCGTTCAAGAATTTCATCCGGCAGGGCATGCGCGCCTGGCTGAACGTGCTGGTGACGGCGCTCATCCTCATCGCCGTTGTTTTTTCCCTGTCGCTTCTCAATGGCTTCCAGACGCAGGCCCTGCGCAACATGGCCAGCACCGATGTCGCCGGAGGGCATTACCGCGTGCCCGGTTTCGACATCCTGGAACCAACGGAGTGGGAGGACCAGACCCTGCCGGTCCCGGAACAGCTCGCGGGCCTGCCACACTCGGAAAAAGCCGAGGTGCTGGTGCAACAGGGGCAGTTGTTCCCAAACCGCCGCCTGTTCCCGGTGCAGTTGCGTGGCGTGGAGATGGAGCAGACCCTGCTGGAACTGCCGCTGGAACCTCTCAGGCGTGAAAGTCCGGAGGTGGGTTCGGTTATCCCCGTCATTCTCGGAAGCAAGATGGCGGAGAAATCGCATCTGGCGGTGGGTGATGTGGTGGTGCTCAAGTGGCGGGACCGCCATGGCGCGGTGGACGCGCTGGATGTGAAGGTGGTCGATGTGGTGCCGCTCATCAACCCGCGCATCGATGAAGGAGTGGTGTGGATGCGGCTGGATCACCTGCGTACCCTCACAGACCGGTCGGGTGAGGTCACCTGGGTGGCGGTGAAGGATCCAATGGGGGCCATCGCCGGATTCGAGTTCCAGTCGGTGGAAATGCTGATGCACGATCTCATGACGCTTCTTCGTCATGACCGGAGAAACACGCGCATTCTGTGGTTCATCCTCATCTCTCTTGCCGGCATCAGTGTGTTCAATACACAGATTCTCAGCGTGTTCAAACGGCAGAAAGAAATTGGCACCCTCCTGGCATTGGGCATGACGCCGCAGCGGGTGGTGCGGCTGTTCACCCTGGAGGGCAGTTTCGCCGCGTTTCTCGCCGTGGTGGCGGCGGTGATCCTGGGCGTTCCGTTTTTCATATGGTTCCAGGGGGTCGGTTTCGACGTATCGCACCTGAGCGAGACCGGCTTCCCGGTTCGCGAAAAAATCTTTCTCGACATCAACGCCTGGGAAGTGATCACTTCCACCCTCATCACGGTGGCAATTGTCATCGCGGTGGCCTGGGCGCCGGTGAAGAAAATCGTGCGGCTGGACCCGACACAGGCGCTCCGCGGGAGGGCCATCACGTGA
- a CDS encoding ABC transporter permease, translating to MIRFTFKGILRDKSRSLFPFLIVTVGVALMVGLLGFMDGIFMGMLDMSAKLDTGHLRFVNKPFYKEEHLVPLDRALADQEETGEWLEANSDPRIEWTPRIRWGALMDVPDEEGNTVSQTPVTGMAVQLLNPASSERERLDLKASVREGRVPENPHEMLVGYQLAESLGLKPGSMVTLLGQTFDGGLATDNYTVTGLIQFGVTAMDKKMALFDLADAQHTFYMDNMVTDWLGFLPASVPYDEYADIKQAIEEKLPDLRQNPPKQWAKDDFPIALTILDQRNIEEIARKFELIRGVIVLIFTFLMVLVLWNAGLLNGIHRYGEMGLRLAMGETHKHLVASLTLEAFAVGVLGSIAGCVVGGLVVFYSSGGGGGYGRRHGQIGIDDQ from the coding sequence GTGATCCGGTTTACCTTTAAAGGTATCCTGCGCGACAAAAGCCGTTCGTTGTTTCCATTTCTCATCGTCACCGTCGGCGTGGCGTTGATGGTGGGCCTGCTCGGGTTCATGGATGGCATTTTTATGGGTATGCTGGACATGTCGGCGAAACTCGACACCGGCCACCTGCGTTTCGTTAACAAACCGTTCTATAAAGAAGAACACCTCGTGCCTCTGGACCGGGCGCTGGCCGACCAAGAGGAAACCGGTGAATGGCTGGAGGCCAACAGCGACCCGCGCATCGAATGGACCCCGCGCATCCGCTGGGGAGCGTTGATGGATGTGCCTGACGAGGAAGGGAACACCGTGAGCCAGACGCCGGTCACCGGCATGGCGGTTCAGCTTTTGAACCCCGCTTCCTCCGAGCGGGAGCGGCTCGATTTGAAGGCCTCGGTCAGGGAGGGGCGCGTTCCCGAGAATCCCCATGAAATGCTGGTGGGGTATCAATTGGCTGAATCTCTTGGACTGAAACCCGGTTCCATGGTGACCCTGCTGGGCCAGACCTTCGACGGCGGGCTCGCCACCGACAACTACACGGTGACGGGGCTCATTCAATTCGGTGTCACCGCCATGGACAAGAAGATGGCACTCTTTGATTTGGCTGACGCGCAGCACACGTTTTACATGGACAACATGGTGACCGACTGGTTGGGCTTCCTGCCAGCTTCGGTGCCGTACGATGAGTACGCGGACATCAAGCAGGCCATCGAGGAAAAACTACCGGACCTGCGGCAGAATCCACCCAAGCAGTGGGCGAAAGACGATTTCCCCATCGCTCTCACCATTCTCGACCAGAGAAATATCGAAGAGATCGCCCGCAAGTTCGAACTCATCCGTGGGGTTATCGTGCTCATTTTCACCTTCCTCATGGTGCTGGTGTTGTGGAACGCGGGCCTTCTGAACGGCATTCACCGTTATGGCGAGATGGGTCTGCGCCTGGCGATGGGGGAAACCCACAAGCATCTTGTAGCCTCACTCACACTGGAAGCATTTGCGGTGGGGGTGCTGGGATCAATTGCCGGATGTGTGGTCGGCGGTCTTGTGGTGTTTTATTCTTCAGGAGGTGGGGGTGGATATGGGCGACGCCATGGCCAAATCGGGATTGATGATCAATGA
- a CDS encoding outer membrane lipoprotein-sorting protein — protein sequence MNWKRWIRNTALGWAMVLALVSTAAGQNSIPEEWKNLDPLKLVEAIDANLWSATKYVEGRLIVDNGRRVRTLEMNTWMEGIVKSFSHYKSPPRERDTKMLKIDRKLWLYTPQTDRIILIAGHLLRQSMMGSDLSYEDMLEDEKLSDAYIPEIAKVEEFEGVKTLVLDLTAKDPEKTYQFRKVWTDPERKIVLREQRFAKSGKLLKMIDFKGYRTIDGRLFPRKMVFRDMLKDNTKTTYMFDHIEFNVDIPAKYFSKRILKR from the coding sequence ATGAACTGGAAACGCTGGATCAGAAATACTGCGTTGGGATGGGCGATGGTTTTGGCATTGGTATCCACAGCTGCGGGGCAGAACAGTATTCCTGAGGAATGGAAGAACCTCGATCCACTGAAACTGGTCGAGGCCATCGATGCCAACTTGTGGTCTGCAACCAAGTATGTCGAGGGGCGGCTGATTGTGGATAATGGCCGCCGGGTTCGCACGCTCGAGATGAACACATGGATGGAGGGCATCGTCAAGTCGTTCAGCCATTACAAGTCGCCGCCGCGCGAGCGCGATACCAAGATGCTCAAAATCGACCGCAAGCTGTGGCTGTATACACCCCAGACCGACCGCATCATACTCATTGCCGGTCACCTTCTGCGCCAGTCGATGATGGGAAGCGACCTGTCGTATGAAGACATGTTGGAGGATGAAAAGCTGAGCGACGCTTACATTCCCGAAATTGCGAAAGTGGAGGAATTCGAAGGGGTGAAAACTCTGGTGCTGGACCTCACTGCGAAGGATCCGGAAAAAACCTATCAGTTCCGCAAGGTGTGGACCGACCCGGAACGCAAGATTGTTTTGCGTGAACAGCGTTTTGCCAAGAGTGGAAAACTGCTCAAGATGATCGACTTCAAAGGCTACCGCACTATTGACGGTCGTCTTTTCCCGCGCAAGATGGTGTTCCGCGATATGTTGAAAGACAACACCAAGACCACCTACATGTTCGACCACATCGAGTTCAATGTGGACATCCCTGCAAAGTATTTTTCCAAACGGATTTTGAAACGGTGA
- a CDS encoding LOG family protein: MPKKTIQVGIIGSGTNQYAKLTWPIGRWIAEQGFNLVTGGGGGVMESTSQAFCQVSHRKGKVIGILPSGVACDRAAMRSHYKTPPGYPNDFVDIPIYTHLHMSGIQGKGVASRNHIIVLTSDVVIGFPGGPGTRSEVQLALEYRKPIVLLNKDHIWEEFKRTEARVVDSPDDVIAAVRSLEPDWFD, encoded by the coding sequence ATGCCTAAGAAAACCATCCAGGTTGGAATCATCGGTTCCGGCACCAACCAATACGCCAAACTGACATGGCCCATCGGGCGGTGGATTGCCGAACAGGGATTCAACCTCGTGACGGGCGGCGGGGGTGGTGTTATGGAATCCACGTCGCAGGCGTTCTGCCAGGTGTCGCACCGCAAGGGGAAAGTCATCGGCATCCTGCCTTCCGGGGTCGCCTGCGACCGAGCGGCAATGCGCAGTCACTACAAAACACCTCCGGGATACCCCAATGACTTCGTGGATATTCCCATCTACACTCACCTGCACATGTCGGGCATCCAGGGAAAGGGCGTGGCCAGCAGAAACCACATCATCGTGCTGACGTCGGACGTGGTGATCGGTTTCCCCGGCGGGCCCGGCACGCGGTCGGAAGTTCAACTGGCACTCGAATACAGAAAACCGATCGTGCTTCTCAACAAGGATCACATCTGGGAAGAATTCAAACGTACGGAAGCCCGGGTGGTGGACTCGCCCGACGATGTCATTGCCGCCGTACGCAGTCTGGAACCGGACTGGTTCGACTGA
- a CDS encoding DUF58 domain-containing protein translates to EGEGVISQSGDDLYALREFRPGDTLSAVHWKSSAKTGNLRVKEFAHGGFHSFTLFLHILDPETQRMVSSPVLEQRVSETASLAYHLMRRGDEVRLKTHDYESSSGNSEAHLESILTYLALVGFSTPHIKAAETNA, encoded by the coding sequence GGAAGGCGAAGGGGTGATCAGCCAGAGTGGCGACGACCTTTACGCCCTGCGCGAGTTCCGCCCGGGGGACACCTTGAGCGCGGTGCACTGGAAATCCAGCGCCAAAACAGGAAACCTGCGCGTCAAGGAATTCGCACATGGCGGATTTCACAGTTTCACCCTATTTTTGCACATCCTGGATCCGGAAACTCAAAGAATGGTATCATCTCCCGTTTTGGAACAACGCGTTTCGGAAACCGCTTCCCTGGCATACCACCTGATGCGCCGCGGCGACGAGGTACGGCTCAAAACCCACGATTACGAATCGTCTTCCGGCAACTCCGAAGCGCACCTGGAATCGATTCTTACCTATCTTGCACTGGTGGGATTCAGCACACCCCACATTAAGGCAGCGGAAACCAATGCCTAA
- a CDS encoding AAA family ATPase, giving the protein MSLTTAATARLQSNIENVIIGKSDVIENTIITLIAGGHLLIEDVPGVGKSSLAFALAKSLGLEFRRIQFTNDILPSDIVGVSIYNQNENTFEFNRGPIFANLVLADEINRSSPRTQSALLEAMNEKQVSVDNRTYDLEDPFMVIATQNPIESHGAHPLPESQLDRFMMYLSMGYPDPEEERKLLGTQSPSRNIKDVKAILSREDVLNLQKQAEAVTMEPVLIDYIMNVVTATRESKHLSLGVSPRGGLILQQAARARALVHGRTYCIPDDIKQLAIPVLCHRVIPQNHHGMNKRTAADTSAVIMEIVDKMEIPV; this is encoded by the coding sequence ATGAGTCTCACGACCGCGGCGACCGCCCGCCTCCAGTCCAATATCGAAAACGTCATCATCGGTAAATCCGATGTCATCGAAAACACCATCATCACCCTGATCGCCGGGGGGCATCTGTTGATCGAAGACGTCCCCGGTGTCGGCAAAAGCTCGTTGGCCTTCGCGCTGGCGAAATCCCTGGGCCTCGAATTCCGCCGAATTCAGTTCACCAACGACATCCTGCCTTCGGACATCGTCGGCGTCTCCATCTACAACCAGAACGAAAACACCTTTGAGTTCAACCGCGGTCCCATTTTCGCCAACCTGGTGCTGGCGGACGAGATCAACCGCTCATCGCCGCGCACGCAAAGCGCCCTGCTTGAAGCCATGAACGAAAAGCAGGTGTCGGTGGACAACCGCACCTACGACCTCGAGGATCCGTTCATGGTGATCGCCACGCAGAATCCCATTGAAAGCCACGGAGCGCATCCGCTTCCGGAGTCGCAACTCGATCGCTTCATGATGTACCTGTCGATGGGGTATCCCGACCCCGAGGAAGAACGCAAACTGCTCGGTACACAGTCTCCATCACGCAACATCAAGGATGTGAAAGCCATCCTCTCGCGTGAGGATGTGTTGAATCTGCAAAAGCAGGCGGAGGCGGTGACCATGGAACCGGTACTCATCGACTACATCATGAACGTGGTGACGGCCACGCGCGAATCGAAGCACCTGTCGCTCGGCGTCAGCCCGCGCGGCGGCTTGATATTGCAACAGGCCGCCCGCGCCCGCGCCCTGGTGCACGGCCGTACTTACTGCATTCCCGATGACATCAAGCAACTCGCCATTCCCGTCCTGTGCCACCGCGTCATCCCGCAGAACCACCACGGCATGAACAAGCGCACGGCGGCGGACACCTCCGCGGTCATCATGGAAATCGTCGATAAAATGGAAATTCCGGTTTAA
- a CDS encoding uracil-DNA glycosylase: MDHVPLLEALETTFRASTVAAVKASAPPASVLASSVPVLQTPTADNTMIQPDAMSRLTEVRNELGECTRCKLAETRTNIVFGSGNPNAKLLFIGEGPGADEDAQGLPFVGRAGKKLTEIIEKGMKLDREKDTYICNIVKCRPPGNRDPEIEEISACKPFLVEQVRAIRPKVIVALGKPAASTLLGRSVAITKERGTWHEFDGIKLMLTFHPAYLLRFYTLENRRAVMEDMQKVLEVLNS; encoded by the coding sequence ATGGACCACGTCCCCCTGCTGGAGGCACTGGAAACCACTTTTCGGGCCTCTACCGTGGCCGCCGTGAAAGCTTCCGCGCCACCCGCATCCGTGCTCGCGTCTTCCGTTCCAGTTCTTCAAACCCCCACTGCCGACAACACCATGATCCAGCCCGATGCCATGAGCCGCCTGACCGAAGTACGCAACGAGCTGGGCGAATGCACGCGTTGCAAACTTGCAGAAACACGGACCAACATCGTTTTCGGGTCCGGTAATCCGAACGCGAAACTGCTGTTCATCGGCGAGGGCCCGGGGGCGGACGAGGACGCGCAGGGCCTTCCGTTCGTAGGTCGGGCGGGAAAGAAGCTGACCGAGATAATTGAAAAAGGAATGAAGCTCGACCGCGAAAAAGACACCTATATCTGCAACATCGTCAAGTGCCGCCCTCCGGGCAACCGCGATCCGGAAATTGAGGAAATCAGTGCCTGCAAGCCGTTTCTGGTCGAACAGGTCCGGGCCATCCGACCCAAGGTGATCGTGGCGCTGGGAAAACCCGCCGCCTCCACCCTCCTGGGCCGGTCGGTGGCCATCACCAAGGAACGCGGCACCTGGCACGAATTCGACGGCATCAAGCTGATGCTCACGTTTCACCCAGCATACCTGCTCCGCTTTTACACGCTGGAAAACCGGCGGGCGGTGATGGAAGACATGCAGAAAGTTCTTGAGGTGCTGAACTCATGA